The stretch of DNA CATTGCGTCTGAGTATCTGCTCGGAATAGATGTATGCAGGCGTTCCATACTGATCTGCAATAGCAGACAGGTCAACCCCATCACAATGGAGCGATTTGTTTATGTAGGTAAAGGCCATTCTACCAGTGGACGTTCAAATTGCGGTTGGCCTGGGTTTCATCAACCTTGCCAACAGGTGTAGAATGCGGTGCAGTATGGACCAATTCAGGATTTGTTTCCACTTCTTCTGCGATTTGCTTCATGACTGCGATAAAACGATCCATGGTTTCTTTATTCTCACTCTCAGTCGGTTCAATCATGAGGGCTTCTTTAACAATGAGTGGGAAATACATGGTTGGTGAATGGAATCCAAAGTCAAGCAACCGTTTGGCAATATGCAGGGCGTTGGTCCCCTTTTCTTTCTGGGATCGAGCTGAAAGCACAAACTCGTGCATACATGTCCTATCATATGCCAACTCAAAGACATCCTTGAGTTTGTGCATCATATAGTTGGCGTTGGAAATAGCAATTTCAGAGATATTTCTTAGACCATCTGGACCCAGCATTCTGATATAGGTCCAGGCGCGCAGCAAAATGCCAAAATTTCCATAAAAACCGTGTACTCGTCCAATACTGTGCTCATAGCCATATTCTAAATGATATTTATCATTTATTAACTCTACACGGGGTCTGGGCAGATATGCCGCCAGTTTGTCAGTCACGCCAATGGGACCAGCTCCTGGACCGCCGCCTCCATGGGGTGTTGAGAAGGTTTTATGAAGATTCAGATGCGTGATATCAAAGCCCAAATCTGCTGGCCGTGTAATACCCAGGAGAGCATTCATATTGGCTCCATCCATATACATGATACCGTCAACACCATGAATGAGCTCTGAAATCTTGCTAATATTTTCCTCAAAAAGTCCCAGTGTATTGGGATTGGTTAACATAAAGCCGGCAACCCGATCATCAATTTTGGACTCGAAGTCTTCCATATCGACCAGGCCTTTTGAGTTACTCTTAATCTCAACGACCTTATAACCTGCCATGGCAACAGAAGCTGGATTGGTACCGTGTGCAGCGGATGGAATGAGTATGACATCTTTGTCATTGCCTCTCAATTCATGATATTTCCGCATGAGCAGTACACCCACCAGTTCACCCTGTGAGCCAGCTGCAGGTTGAAGCGTAAAAGCGGTCATGCCAGTGATAGCACATAATTGCTGCTCTAATTCATGGTAGACACCAAGGAGTCCCTGACTCAGCTCTTCTGGTTGGTAGGGATGGACTTCTGCAAGAACTGAGGCGGTCCAATCATTAATCTTGGGATTATACTTCATGGTGCAGGACCCAAGAGGATAGAGATCCTTGTCCACATGATGATTCTTGGTTGATATACCAATATAATGGCGCACCAGTTCTGGTTCTGAAACTTCTGGAAGCCGTGGGGCTTCTGATCTGAGATATTTTTCAGGAATCAGATCACTTATGCTTTTTTCTGGCACATCTAAAGCCGGGATTGATGTAGCGACATGTCCAGAGGTGGATTTTTCAATAATTAATTGAGCTTTTTTCATCCCAAACGTTCTCCTATCAAATCAAATACATCTGCAATAACTGTTTTCAACGCAGCGGCATCTTTGCCACCTGCAGTGGCCATTTGTGGTTTTCCACCACCGCCACCACCTAACTTCTGCCCCAATTCACGTACAATATCCCCAGCCTTCAATTTGTGCTGAGCAATCACATCATCTGAAACCACACAAACCACATAAGGTGATCCATCTATGACGGTTCCCAGAACTCCCAGACCACTTTTCATCTGCCTGATCAATTCTGCACCAAGATCTTTAAGTGCCTCTGTATCAGGAACTTCTACCACCTCACTTAAAACGTTTACGCCACCGATTGACTGCGAATTTCCAAGAATATCAGTAAGTACAGAAGCGGCCTGATCAAAGGATAAGACCTTGACCTGTTTTTCCAGAGCTTTCTTCTCATCCAGCAAATGTTGGGTCTTGGAACTAAGATCTTCTACATCTGAAGTAAGCAAATGGCGTAAATGATTGATG from Candidatus Neomarinimicrobiota bacterium encodes:
- the gcvPB gene encoding aminomethyl-transferring glycine dehydrogenase subunit GcvPB, which translates into the protein MKKAQLIIEKSTSGHVATSIPALDVPEKSISDLIPEKYLRSEAPRLPEVSEPELVRHYIGISTKNHHVDKDLYPLGSCTMKYNPKINDWTASVLAEVHPYQPEELSQGLLGVYHELEQQLCAITGMTAFTLQPAAGSQGELVGVLLMRKYHELRGNDKDVILIPSAAHGTNPASVAMAGYKVVEIKSNSKGLVDMEDFESKIDDRVAGFMLTNPNTLGLFEENISKISELIHGVDGIMYMDGANMNALLGITRPADLGFDITHLNLHKTFSTPHGGGGPGAGPIGVTDKLAAYLPRPRVELINDKYHLEYGYEHSIGRVHGFYGNFGILLRAWTYIRMLGPDGLRNISEIAISNANYMMHKLKDVFELAYDRTCMHEFVLSARSQKEKGTNALHIAKRLLDFGFHSPTMYFPLIVKEALMIEPTESENKETMDRFIAVMKQIAEEVETNPELVHTAPHSTPVGKVDETQANRNLNVHW